In Brevibacillus brevis, a genomic segment contains:
- the mltG gene encoding endolytic transglycosylase MltG — MKPMSVKPDRQADQPVVIRRRRRGGLFRWLIALFLLVVAAVLAASLYVYQQLQPVEGEQTAKNVTVPTGSSVRVIGRVLEEQGLIRNADMFSYYVKYRGVAPELKAGEYQFTTGQTIDAMLQDMIDGKTVVSAKRFTIPEGWNIEQIADHLDAEGIVAKADFLKEADQGNFSEFPFVAQIPASKERKHRLEGYLFPETYEVNKDATAHEVISKMLAQFQKEWKPEWTSELKQQKLTMDQAVILASIVEREVTVDKERPIVAGVYYNRIHDKWPLQADATVQFVLGKQRDRLTFDDLKVSSPYNTYTNPGLPPGPIASPGRASLEAVVKPAKHDYFFYVTKKDGTSEHYFSRTLEEHNANNAKSRGN; from the coding sequence TTGAAACCCATGTCAGTGAAGCCTGATCGCCAGGCCGATCAACCCGTTGTGATTCGGCGCAGGCGAAGAGGCGGCCTTTTCCGCTGGCTCATCGCCCTGTTTCTGCTGGTCGTCGCAGCTGTTCTTGCAGCTTCGTTGTACGTCTATCAGCAGCTGCAGCCGGTCGAAGGCGAGCAAACAGCGAAAAACGTAACGGTTCCCACGGGTTCTTCCGTGCGGGTAATCGGACGAGTGCTGGAAGAGCAAGGATTGATCCGAAACGCCGATATGTTTAGCTATTATGTGAAGTATAGAGGAGTCGCTCCTGAACTGAAAGCAGGGGAGTATCAGTTCACCACCGGGCAAACCATCGATGCGATGCTGCAGGACATGATCGATGGGAAGACGGTAGTCAGCGCAAAGAGGTTTACCATACCGGAAGGCTGGAACATCGAGCAAATCGCAGACCATTTGGACGCCGAAGGGATTGTGGCGAAGGCCGACTTTTTGAAGGAAGCCGACCAGGGTAACTTTTCCGAGTTTCCGTTCGTGGCGCAGATCCCGGCCAGCAAAGAGCGCAAACACCGCCTGGAAGGGTATTTGTTCCCCGAAACGTACGAGGTAAACAAAGACGCGACAGCTCATGAAGTCATTTCCAAGATGCTGGCGCAATTCCAGAAAGAATGGAAGCCGGAGTGGACAAGCGAGTTGAAGCAGCAAAAGCTGACGATGGATCAGGCGGTCATCCTCGCTTCGATCGTGGAGCGGGAAGTGACGGTCGACAAAGAAAGACCGATCGTGGCAGGCGTCTATTACAACCGTATCCACGACAAGTGGCCGCTGCAGGCTGACGCTACCGTACAATTTGTACTCGGCAAGCAGCGCGACCGTCTGACATTCGACGACCTGAAGGTAAGCAGCCCGTACAACACCTACACGAATCCGGGCCTTCCGCCGGGACCCATCGCGAGTCCGGGAAGGGCGTCACTGGAAGCTGTTGTGAAGCCTGCGAAGCACGACTACTTCTTTTACGTGACGAAAAAGGATGGCACGTCCGAGCACTACTTCTCTCGCACCTTGGAAGAGCACAACGCGAATAACGCAAAAAGCAGGGGAAACTAA
- a CDS encoding O-methyltransferase, whose product MITNPAIEEYVSGLVPARSSLLTRMEREAADENIPIIQLPSAAVMRMLLLLHRPASILEIGTAIGYSTIWMAEAAPGARIVTMDIDEERLARARANVAEAGCEKRIEILSRDATLGLPESYRFDCLFIDAAKGQYRTFLDLYLPLLREGGLVISDNVLFRGLVATPDEASKRQRPMVEKLNAYNTHLLQHPDLETTFLPVGDGLAVSIKKRNSEEAL is encoded by the coding sequence ATGATTACCAATCCGGCGATAGAAGAATACGTGTCGGGACTCGTACCCGCCCGTTCCTCGCTGTTGACGCGCATGGAGCGGGAAGCGGCGGACGAGAATATTCCCATCATTCAGCTTCCCTCTGCTGCGGTCATGCGGATGCTGCTTTTGCTGCATCGGCCCGCATCCATTCTCGAGATAGGGACGGCCATTGGCTACTCGACGATTTGGATGGCCGAAGCGGCTCCCGGAGCCCGAATCGTCACGATGGACATTGACGAGGAACGACTGGCTCGGGCCAGGGCCAACGTGGCCGAGGCCGGCTGCGAGAAGCGGATTGAAATTTTATCGAGGGATGCCACGCTTGGACTTCCCGAATCGTATCGGTTTGATTGCTTGTTTATCGATGCAGCTAAGGGCCAGTACCGGACTTTCCTGGATCTGTACCTTCCCCTTCTTCGCGAGGGAGGATTGGTGATCAGCGACAACGTGTTGTTCCGCGGTCTCGTCGCGACACCGGACGAGGCTTCCAAGCGGCAGCGTCCCATGGTAGAAAAGCTGAACGCCTACAACACGCATCTGCTTCAGCATCCCGACCTGGAGACGACCTTCCTACCGGTGGGGGACGGGCTTGCAGTCAGCATAAAGAAGAGAAATTCGGAAGAGGCGCTTTAA
- the udk gene encoding uridine kinase, with translation MRNPVLIGVAGGSGSGKTTVARELFRQFQNDSVTMIEQDSYYKNQDHLSMEERVLTNYDHPLAFDNDLMLSHLQDLLQGKAIDKPIYDFKQHTRKKETVRIDPKDVIILEGMLILEDERIRDLMDIKVFVDTDADVRIVRRIVRDIEERGRSLDSVVSQYLNVVRPMHLQFIEPTKRYADVIIPEGGYNLVALDLLSTKIGNILLEKQQFANT, from the coding sequence ATGCGCAACCCCGTGTTGATTGGGGTAGCTGGAGGCAGTGGCTCTGGAAAGACGACCGTCGCCAGAGAATTGTTTCGCCAGTTTCAAAACGACAGTGTGACCATGATTGAGCAGGATTCCTACTACAAGAACCAGGATCATTTGAGCATGGAAGAGCGGGTCCTGACGAACTACGATCACCCGCTCGCGTTTGACAACGATCTCATGCTGTCGCACCTGCAAGATTTGCTGCAGGGAAAGGCGATCGACAAGCCGATCTACGATTTCAAGCAGCATACGAGGAAAAAGGAAACGGTCCGCATCGATCCCAAAGACGTCATTATCTTGGAAGGCATGTTGATCCTGGAAGATGAGCGGATTCGCGACCTGATGGATATCAAGGTGTTTGTGGATACCGATGCGGATGTGCGGATTGTCCGCCGGATTGTCCGCGATATCGAGGAGCGGGGCCGCTCACTCGACTCCGTGGTCAGCCAGTATCTAAACGTCGTGCGGCCGATGCATCTGCAATTCATCGAGCCGACCAAGCGGTACGCAGATGTGATTATTCCGGAAGGTGGCTACAACCTGGTCGCACTCGATCTGTTGTCCACGAAGATCGGAAATATTTTGTTGGAAAAACAACAATTCGCCAATACGTAA
- a CDS encoding penicillin-binding protein 2, whose translation MQPQQRLKRRHFLVLMGMTLVWFGLIARLWWIQLGAPHRFSKRGIDLVKSAVKQRQQSIVLHSGRGDIRDRNGYAFTGEEHRALILFPLARGSLEGTDGLSRLAAIVSEPVDRLADIMERAKAPLVLRDSDGRMIVLTEGQAEKVNALGIPGIVALEVTERYRQEEVAKHVIGFINQNPGMVEQLYPDEWASGKMNADSTIGASGLERSFDRFLQGVEPSILSYYVDGQGKPLRGLDIRYSRQDNEYYPLSLTTTLDVSIQRSMERIADQAGLERGSIVVLDAQTGDVRALVSRPKYDQTKVDLRTDSWKNRAVKQLPPGSVFKTVVAAAALAEGVVSPTDRFTCTGEYGKYHFSCWKKDGHGSVTMEEAYAQSCNIAFAEIAKRVGGDKLEEYAKRLGLSTYVGHVTPHLFKLDGFRQVDGEDPGAIFAQGVSRRDEGVLIQTAIGQRDVRVTPLQAANMVVAILRGGQPSQVRLVGEITYRNGQPFHQFPRQDLPVPGIDYVTASKLRKLMRKVVTDGTGKALDGALWEVAGKSGTAQTGGDETRNHLWFIGYAPADQPQYAICVVAENQPSWGNNKATEMFRRAVDELAGQTAQSFRPAAGNSPE comes from the coding sequence ATGCAGCCACAACAACGGTTAAAGCGCCGTCACTTCCTGGTGTTGATGGGAATGACGCTGGTCTGGTTCGGATTGATTGCCCGGTTGTGGTGGATCCAGCTGGGAGCGCCTCACCGCTTTTCCAAGCGCGGCATCGATCTGGTCAAAAGCGCGGTCAAACAGCGACAGCAGAGCATTGTTCTCCACAGCGGACGGGGCGATATACGGGATCGAAACGGATACGCCTTCACCGGTGAAGAGCATCGGGCCCTGATCCTCTTTCCCCTTGCCCGAGGAAGTCTGGAGGGAACTGACGGGCTCTCCCGGCTCGCCGCGATCGTCTCAGAGCCTGTGGACCGGCTTGCGGACATCATGGAGAGGGCGAAGGCACCACTCGTTTTGCGAGACAGCGACGGAAGGATGATCGTACTCACCGAGGGCCAGGCCGAGAAAGTAAATGCACTGGGGATTCCCGGAATTGTTGCCCTCGAAGTCACAGAGCGCTATCGTCAGGAAGAGGTCGCCAAACATGTCATTGGCTTCATTAATCAGAATCCGGGAATGGTCGAGCAGCTCTATCCGGATGAATGGGCCAGCGGCAAAATGAATGCAGACAGCACCATTGGCGCGTCCGGGCTCGAGCGCAGCTTTGACCGTTTTTTACAGGGAGTGGAGCCATCGATCCTGTCCTATTACGTAGACGGGCAGGGTAAACCTCTGCGCGGATTGGATATACGCTACTCCCGACAGGACAACGAATATTATCCGCTCTCGCTCACGACTACTCTCGATGTTTCCATCCAGAGAAGCATGGAGCGCATCGCGGATCAGGCTGGATTGGAGAGGGGCAGCATCGTGGTGCTGGACGCACAGACGGGGGACGTGAGAGCACTCGTCAGCCGGCCCAAATACGATCAGACCAAAGTCGATCTTCGCACCGACTCCTGGAAAAACAGGGCAGTTAAACAGCTGCCTCCCGGATCCGTTTTCAAGACGGTGGTGGCAGCCGCCGCCCTGGCTGAGGGTGTCGTCTCCCCGACAGACCGATTCACTTGCACCGGGGAGTATGGCAAGTACCATTTCTCGTGCTGGAAAAAGGATGGGCACGGAAGCGTGACCATGGAGGAGGCGTACGCCCAGTCATGCAATATCGCGTTTGCCGAGATAGCCAAGAGGGTTGGCGGCGACAAGCTGGAGGAATACGCGAAGCGCCTCGGCTTGTCCACCTACGTGGGACACGTCACTCCTCATCTGTTCAAGCTGGACGGGTTTAGACAGGTGGACGGTGAAGATCCGGGAGCGATCTTCGCCCAGGGAGTATCCCGCCGCGATGAAGGCGTCTTGATTCAGACGGCGATCGGCCAGCGGGATGTACGGGTGACCCCCCTGCAAGCCGCGAATATGGTCGTGGCCATCCTGCGAGGAGGTCAACCTTCCCAAGTGCGCCTGGTCGGTGAGATCACCTACCGAAACGGTCAGCCTTTTCACCAATTCCCCAGGCAGGACCTCCCCGTTCCGGGCATCGATTACGTGACAGCGAGCAAGCTGCGCAAGCTGATGCGAAAAGTGGTGACAGATGGAACGGGAAAAGCGCTGGACGGGGCCCTATGGGAAGTGGCGGGCAAGAGCGGGACTGCTCAGACGGGTGGAGATGAAACGCGAAACCATCTTTGGTTTATTGGCTATGCGCCGGCAGATCAGCCGCAATACGCCATCTGCGTCGTCGCGGAGAATCAACCAAGCTGGGGAAACAACAAGGCTACCGAGATGTTTCGCCGGGCGGTCGATGAGCTTGCCGGTCAAACAGCTCAATCTTTCCGACCTGCCGCAGGGAATTCCCCAGAATAA
- a CDS encoding IreB family regulatory phosphoprotein — MSSLDNTMKFTVPKEANAADVQETLTEVYKALQEKGYNPITQIVGYLLSGDPAFIPRHNNARSLIGKLERDKIIEELVTVYLSERK; from the coding sequence GTGAGTTCGTTGGATAATACCATGAAGTTCACGGTGCCAAAGGAAGCGAATGCGGCGGATGTGCAAGAAACATTAACAGAGGTGTACAAAGCCCTGCAAGAAAAAGGATACAACCCGATCACCCAGATCGTCGGTTACTTGCTTTCTGGCGACCCGGCGTTTATCCCACGCCACAACAACGCGCGCAGCCTGATTGGCAAATTGGAGCGGGACAAAATCATAGAAGAGTTGGTGACCGTTTACTTGTCGGAGCGCAAGTAA
- a CDS encoding TerC family protein: MELLFTPEFWSALLAIVVIDLVLAGDNAIVIGMAARNLPANQQKKAIIWGTVGAIIIRALATLAVVWLLKIPGLLLVGGLILVWISLKLLVQEDNHENMKASGSLGAAIWTIIVADTVMGLDNVIAVAGAAHGEFLLVVIGLIISVPIMVWGSTLILKIMERFPVVIYIGSAVLAYTAASMVTSEKFLTPFFTAYPWVKWLFIVAIVVGVLLTGRMKSQKQKRLAEQS; this comes from the coding sequence ATGGAACTGTTGTTTACCCCCGAGTTTTGGTCCGCCCTGCTCGCCATCGTCGTGATCGACCTGGTGCTCGCAGGAGACAACGCGATTGTCATCGGGATGGCTGCACGAAATCTCCCCGCGAACCAGCAAAAGAAAGCCATCATCTGGGGAACCGTCGGCGCGATCATCATCCGGGCGCTGGCGACATTGGCCGTTGTATGGCTACTGAAAATCCCCGGCCTGCTGCTCGTCGGTGGACTGATCCTCGTATGGATCTCGCTGAAGCTGCTCGTACAGGAAGACAATCACGAAAACATGAAGGCAAGCGGCAGCCTGGGAGCGGCCATCTGGACGATCATCGTCGCTGATACGGTCATGGGACTGGACAACGTCATCGCAGTCGCTGGCGCCGCTCACGGCGAATTCCTTTTGGTCGTCATCGGCCTGATCATCAGCGTGCCGATCATGGTCTGGGGAAGCACCCTCATTCTGAAAATCATGGAACGTTTTCCGGTGGTCATCTACATCGGTTCCGCCGTTCTCGCCTATACGGCAGCCAGCATGGTCACTTCGGAAAAGTTTTTGACACCGTTCTTCACGGCATACCCTTGGGTAAAATGGCTGTTCATCGTCGCAATCGTGGTAGGGGTACTGCTCACGGGACGCATGAAAAGCCAAAAGCAAAAACGTTTGGCGGAGCAGTCTTAA
- a CDS encoding PRC-barrel domain-containing protein yields the protein MRKAMDVVGLPVVCLQTGETIGTVRDILCDSTWHVRGVLLSEQGWFHPGTYIPAERIYAVGESCLTVSGNDAITPLPHLAGLKPVGFVTGKTKLKGKAVITASGELLGRLEDVYFSANWEKLVGYELSNGWLADVTEGRKRLPAPASVVVGEENLIVPD from the coding sequence ATGCGCAAGGCAATGGATGTAGTCGGGTTGCCCGTCGTCTGTCTGCAAACAGGCGAGACAATCGGCACCGTACGCGACATTCTTTGTGACTCCACTTGGCATGTACGCGGAGTCTTGCTGAGCGAACAGGGCTGGTTCCATCCAGGCACTTACATTCCTGCCGAACGGATTTACGCGGTAGGGGAGTCCTGCCTTACCGTTTCGGGAAATGACGCGATTACGCCCTTACCTCATCTCGCCGGTCTGAAACCTGTCGGCTTCGTGACGGGAAAGACAAAATTAAAAGGAAAAGCGGTCATTACCGCTTCCGGAGAACTCCTGGGCAGACTGGAAGACGTTTACTTTTCAGCGAACTGGGAGAAACTTGTAGGGTACGAACTGTCCAATGGATGGCTAGCGGATGTCACGGAGGGCCGAAAGCGCCTGCCTGCACCGGCTAGCGTCGTCGTCGGGGAAGAAAACCTGATCGTGCCGGACTAG
- a CDS encoding AI-2E family transporter, translated as MDELRRSRLFAAAIWFITLLVIGNLLWLLRPVLSQLFHLLEEVLVPVLVGLVIAYLLHPIVQLLERRRVPRLAAVLLIYASFVLIIAIAVVNAIPIFTTQLVELADDLPRLSEWYYKWMQEWEAHKYFLPDSISHGVDRVIIQSQERMSHSVTELVNNARNSLGKVLAYAVVPFIAFYFLKDMKQLHETGMSIVPRAYRKQVLVVLRDINESLGNYIHGQMMVALIVGVFAYIGYWWVDMPYPFVLASFVCLTNIIPYIGPLIGAAPAVVVALTISTKTLLLVIAINVVIQILEGNILSPNIVGRSLHLHPLLIIMALLVGEALGGIIGLIVAVPVLAVCKVVISRVALMIHES; from the coding sequence GTGGATGAACTTCGGCGAAGCCGCCTGTTCGCTGCGGCCATTTGGTTCATCACACTCCTGGTCATTGGCAATTTGCTATGGCTGCTCCGACCTGTCTTGTCTCAATTGTTTCATCTTCTGGAGGAAGTCCTGGTTCCCGTCCTGGTGGGCCTGGTCATCGCATACCTGCTTCATCCGATCGTACAGCTGCTGGAGCGGCGCAGAGTTCCCCGGCTCGCGGCCGTGCTTTTGATCTACGCCTCGTTCGTTCTGATCATTGCCATAGCGGTGGTGAATGCGATCCCGATTTTCACTACGCAGCTGGTGGAGCTCGCGGACGATTTGCCGAGGCTGTCGGAATGGTACTATAAATGGATGCAGGAATGGGAAGCCCATAAATACTTTTTGCCGGACAGCATTTCCCACGGGGTGGATCGCGTGATCATCCAGTCGCAGGAGCGCATGTCGCACTCGGTCACCGAGCTGGTCAACAACGCACGCAACTCGCTCGGGAAGGTGCTCGCGTATGCGGTTGTTCCATTCATCGCCTTTTACTTCTTGAAAGACATGAAGCAGCTGCACGAGACGGGCATGTCTATCGTGCCGCGGGCTTACCGCAAGCAGGTGCTCGTCGTCCTCCGTGACATCAACGAATCGCTGGGAAATTACATACATGGACAGATGATGGTGGCGCTGATTGTCGGGGTGTTCGCCTACATCGGCTACTGGTGGGTGGACATGCCGTATCCGTTTGTCCTCGCGTCGTTCGTCTGCCTGACGAACATCATTCCCTACATTGGTCCGCTGATCGGGGCAGCACCGGCTGTCGTCGTCGCCCTGACCATCTCGACCAAAACGCTGCTGCTTGTGATTGCGATCAATGTCGTCATCCAGATCCTCGAGGGCAACATCCTCTCTCCCAATATCGTCGGCCGTTCCCTGCACCTGCATCCGCTGCTCATCATCATGGCCCTTCTGGTCGGGGAAGCGCTCGGGGGCATCATCGGGTTGATCGTCGCCGTGCCAGTGCTGGCGGTATGCAAAGTCGTCATCAGCAGGGTCGCTCTCATGATTCATGAAAGTTGA
- the ruvX gene encoding Holliday junction resolvase RuvX codes for MTRLLGLDVGDKTIGVAVSDELGWTAQGVETIKRQSKEKDLARIQELIAQYQVGAIVVGLPKNMNGTIGPRAELCQAFGKLLGERTSLPIHMWDERLTTMAAEKMLISADVSRQKRKTVIDKMAATLILQGYLDAKSR; via the coding sequence ATGACAAGACTTTTGGGTTTGGATGTTGGCGACAAGACGATTGGGGTCGCGGTTAGCGACGAGCTGGGCTGGACGGCCCAAGGCGTAGAGACCATCAAGCGGCAATCCAAGGAAAAGGATCTGGCTCGCATACAAGAATTGATTGCGCAGTATCAGGTCGGTGCCATTGTGGTAGGACTGCCGAAAAACATGAATGGTACGATCGGCCCACGGGCAGAATTATGTCAGGCGTTCGGCAAGCTGCTGGGGGAGCGTACTTCTCTTCCGATCCACATGTGGGACGAACGATTGACGACGATGGCAGCGGAGAAGATGCTGATTTCCGCCGATGTCAGTCGGCAAAAACGCAAGACGGTAATAGACAAAATGGCGGCCACTTTGATCCTGCAAGGATACTTGGACGCGAAATCGAGGTGA
- a CDS encoding DUF1292 domain-containing protein translates to MSEEMHEEFEVGDVIALTEEGTDEPRDFRIMYIFDIEDRSYLVLVPVDQEEEEEYEVHFLRYDGTDMLQPIEDDEEWEQVEATFETLIADLEKDGI, encoded by the coding sequence GTGAGTGAAGAGATGCACGAGGAGTTTGAAGTGGGCGACGTGATCGCCCTGACGGAAGAAGGAACGGATGAGCCGCGCGACTTCCGCATCATGTACATTTTTGACATCGAAGACCGCAGCTACCTGGTACTGGTGCCGGTCGACCAGGAAGAGGAAGAAGAGTACGAGGTTCACTTCCTGCGCTACGATGGCACAGACATGCTCCAGCCAATCGAAGACGACGAAGAGTGGGAGCAGGTAGAAGCCACCTTCGAGACCCTGATCGCCGATTTGGAGAAAGACGGGATTTAA
- the alaS gene encoding alanine--tRNA ligase gives MKKLTGNQIRRMFLDFFVEKGHRIEPSAPLVPIDDPSLLWINSGVATLKKYFDGRIIPDNPRITNSQKSIRTNDIENVGRTARHHTFFEMLGNFSIGDYFKEEAIEWAWEFLTSPKWIGFDPELLSVTIHPEDDEAYELWNKKIGVPAERIVKLEGNFWDIGEGPSGPNTEIFYDRGEAFGNDPNDPELYPGGENERYLEVWNLVFSQFNHNPDGTYTPLPKKNIDTGMGLERMASIIQGVDNNFETDLLFPLIEETSKISGVKYKTSPEMDVALKVIADHARTVVFAIGDGALPSNEGRGYVIRRLLRRAVRMGKKLGVEKPFLYSLTGTVGTMMGEFYPEVVQKREFIEKVIRAEEERFHETLNDGLAILSEMVKTAKAEGKTQLSGQDVFKMYDTYGFPVDLTEDFADEQGLTVDRDGFEQAMEEQRERARAARQDVDSMQIQGGPLSELTVTSQFVGYTELVATGKVEAIIFENQLTDQAEEGQTVQVVLSQTPFYAESGGQINDEGFLLSDSVKARVTDVQKGPKGQNVHSVIVEAGTLRKGDEVRAEVNREARLAITKNHTATHLLHQALKDVLGTHVNQAGSLVAPERLRFDFTHISAITPEELERIEAIVNEKVWENLAVEISNKPLAEAKAMGAMALFGEKYGDIVRVVKVGEYSLELCGGCHVNNTAEIGLFKLVSESGIGAGTRRIEAVTGRGAYQFLNQQFTTLKEVAHALKAPVLAEAPARVESLQQQLKETQRENESLRAKLGNIEAASLTDQLKQVDGKNVLAARVSAVDMDNLRGMVDELKNKLGSAVIVLGAVDGDKVNLVAGVTKDLMDQGIHAGKIIKEVATRCGGGGGGRPDMAQAGGKDPSKLQEALDAVAELVKSQAVAK, from the coding sequence ATGAAGAAACTGACAGGCAACCAAATCCGCCGGATGTTCCTCGACTTCTTCGTGGAAAAGGGACACCGGATCGAACCAAGCGCTCCGCTGGTTCCCATCGACGATCCTTCCTTGCTCTGGATCAACAGCGGCGTGGCGACCCTCAAAAAGTACTTTGACGGCCGCATCATCCCGGACAACCCGCGCATCACGAATTCGCAAAAATCCATCCGCACCAACGATATCGAAAACGTGGGACGGACAGCCCGCCACCATACGTTCTTCGAGATGCTGGGCAACTTCTCCATCGGCGACTATTTCAAGGAAGAAGCGATCGAATGGGCATGGGAGTTTTTGACCAGTCCCAAATGGATTGGGTTCGATCCTGAACTGCTCTCCGTCACCATCCATCCGGAAGACGATGAAGCGTACGAACTGTGGAACAAAAAAATCGGAGTACCTGCCGAGCGCATCGTGAAGCTGGAAGGCAACTTCTGGGACATCGGCGAAGGCCCGAGCGGCCCGAATACGGAAATTTTCTACGACCGCGGGGAAGCGTTTGGCAACGATCCAAACGATCCCGAGCTCTACCCGGGCGGCGAGAACGAGCGCTATCTGGAAGTGTGGAACCTGGTGTTCTCCCAGTTCAACCACAATCCGGACGGCACGTATACGCCGCTGCCAAAGAAAAACATCGATACCGGGATGGGTCTGGAGCGCATGGCTTCGATCATTCAAGGCGTCGACAACAATTTCGAGACGGATTTGCTGTTCCCGCTGATCGAAGAGACGAGCAAAATCTCCGGCGTGAAGTACAAAACCAGTCCGGAAATGGATGTGGCCCTCAAAGTCATCGCCGACCACGCGCGTACGGTCGTATTTGCCATCGGAGACGGCGCTTTGCCATCCAATGAAGGACGCGGGTACGTCATCCGCCGCCTGCTCCGCCGTGCAGTCCGCATGGGCAAAAAGCTGGGCGTGGAAAAACCGTTCCTGTACAGCTTGACCGGAACCGTAGGCACGATGATGGGCGAATTCTATCCGGAGGTCGTGCAAAAGCGCGAGTTCATCGAGAAAGTCATTCGCGCCGAGGAAGAGCGCTTCCACGAAACCTTGAACGACGGTCTGGCGATCCTGTCCGAAATGGTGAAAACCGCCAAGGCAGAGGGCAAAACGCAGCTCTCCGGGCAGGACGTCTTCAAAATGTACGATACGTATGGATTCCCTGTCGACTTGACGGAAGACTTTGCAGACGAGCAAGGACTGACGGTGGATCGCGACGGCTTCGAGCAGGCGATGGAAGAGCAGCGCGAACGCGCCCGTGCAGCCCGCCAGGATGTGGACAGCATGCAAATTCAAGGCGGTCCATTGTCCGAACTTACGGTTACGAGCCAATTTGTTGGTTATACTGAATTGGTAGCGACCGGAAAAGTGGAAGCGATCATTTTCGAAAACCAGCTGACTGACCAGGCGGAGGAAGGACAAACCGTTCAGGTCGTGCTGAGCCAGACGCCGTTCTACGCAGAAAGCGGCGGTCAGATCAACGACGAAGGCTTCCTGCTTTCCGATTCCGTGAAAGCGCGTGTGACGGATGTGCAAAAAGGCCCGAAAGGCCAAAACGTTCACTCCGTCATTGTCGAAGCCGGGACCTTGCGCAAAGGCGACGAAGTGCGCGCCGAGGTAAACCGCGAAGCACGTCTGGCAATCACGAAAAACCATACCGCGACACACCTTTTGCATCAAGCGTTGAAAGACGTCCTGGGCACGCATGTCAACCAGGCGGGTTCGCTGGTCGCTCCGGAGCGCCTGCGCTTTGACTTTACCCATATCAGCGCGATCACACCGGAAGAGCTGGAGCGCATCGAGGCGATCGTCAATGAAAAGGTGTGGGAGAACCTCGCTGTGGAAATCTCCAACAAGCCGCTGGCCGAAGCGAAGGCAATGGGCGCGATGGCCTTGTTCGGCGAAAAGTACGGGGACATCGTCCGCGTCGTCAAAGTGGGAGAGTACAGCCTGGAGCTGTGCGGCGGCTGCCACGTGAACAACACGGCGGAAATCGGGCTGTTCAAGCTCGTGAGCGAGAGCGGCATCGGCGCTGGTACACGCCGGATCGAGGCTGTGACCGGTCGCGGAGCCTACCAGTTCCTGAACCAGCAGTTCACGACGCTGAAGGAAGTCGCGCATGCCTTGAAAGCTCCAGTGCTTGCAGAAGCGCCGGCACGCGTGGAAAGCCTGCAGCAGCAGCTGAAAGAGACCCAGCGTGAAAACGAATCGCTGCGCGCCAAATTGGGCAACATCGAGGCCGCATCCCTGACCGATCAACTGAAACAGGTAGACGGCAAAAACGTGCTGGCTGCCCGAGTCTCCGCCGTTGATATGGACAACCTCCGCGGCATGGTAGACGAGCTGAAAAACAAGCTCGGATCGGCGGTCATCGTTCTAGGGGCTGTGGACGGCGACAAGGTGAACCTCGTAGCAGGGGTAACCAAGGACCTGATGGACCAGGGCATTCATGCCGGAAAAATCATCAAGGAAGTAGCGACTCGCTGCGGCGGCGGCGGGGGCGGACGCCCTGACATGGCGCAAGCAGGCGGGAAAGACCCGTCCAAGCTGCAAGAGGCGCTGGATGCGGTAGCCGAACTCGTCAAAAGCCAGGCGGTAGCGAAATAA
- a CDS encoding Mov34/MPN/PAD-1 family protein: MTILYITPKAWKQIETAVRKDPSVETGGVMMGYPLGENQWVVTYASEPGPKAIQLPYSVNFDDTHLQKLVNKLRKTRKWQYLGDWHSHTIKRLSPSKGDKRTIWEKATQSMYTSPSPLMLIVGLGKQNQIQARGFILGNSLRQVGKIELFDRQAHRPPGETSR, encoded by the coding sequence ATGACGATTCTGTACATCACTCCGAAAGCGTGGAAACAGATCGAGACAGCCGTAAGAAAAGACCCCTCGGTCGAAACCGGAGGGGTGATGATGGGCTATCCGTTGGGCGAAAATCAATGGGTGGTCACCTACGCAAGCGAGCCCGGCCCCAAGGCCATTCAGCTGCCGTACTCCGTCAATTTTGACGACACCCACTTGCAAAAGCTCGTCAACAAATTGCGCAAGACACGAAAGTGGCAATACCTCGGGGATTGGCACAGCCACACGATCAAGCGTCTGTCGCCAAGCAAAGGCGACAAGCGAACCATTTGGGAAAAAGCGACGCAATCCATGTATACATCCCCCTCCCCGCTCATGCTCATCGTCGGTTTAGGCAAACAAAACCAGATCCAGGCGAGAGGATTTATTCTGGGGAATTCCCTGCGGCAGGTCGGAAAGATTGAGCTGTTTGACCGGCAAGCTCATCGACCGCCCGGCGAAACATCTCGGTAG